Below is a window of Candidatus Fermentibacter sp. DNA.
GCTTCCGCGATGACCGGGGGTCCTGCCAGTATTGGGTCGACGACTGCATCTCCCTGCGGGACAAGGAGGACCGGGGGCTCAAGATCCCCCCGCAGAAGGTCCTGGGCTGGAACCGGGCGACCTACCTCCAGCGGCTCCTCGACAACCTCATCGCCAACGAGGACCGGCACATGAACCAGATCCTGATCACCCGCGACTGGCGGATGATCCTGATCGACCACTCGCGCTCGTTCCGGACCTCGGGCCGATTCGTCCGGGGCCTCCTCTATTCGGCGAAGTCGCCCGAAGGGCCGAAGCTCATGAGCGAGCTGCCCCGGGCCGTGGTCGCCAGGGTCCGGGCCCTCGACGCCGCCGCCGTCCGCGCGGCCGTCGGCGACTAACTCACCGACGAGGAGGTCCGCGCCATCCTTGTCCGGCGGGACCTCGTCCTGGCGGAGATCGACCGGCTGATCGAGGTCAACGGGGAGGACAAAGTCCTCTACTGACGAGCCTGGACGAGTCACCAGCCGATTTGTGAATGGTCCGGGTCAGATGGCCTTGCGGACAGTCAGGATGTTCTGGCCGCCCGCCCGCCGGTAGGACAGCCCGTCCATGAGCGTCTTGAAGAAATAGACGCCCAGGCCGCCGGGCACGCCGCGACGCAGCTTGACCATCAGGTCGGGGTTCTTCTTCCGGACGGGATTGAAGGGGATGCCCCGGTCCCGGACCTCGATGAAGAGCGAGTCCCCCTCCTGCCAGATGCGGACGGCCATCTCGCCCCCCCGGCCCTCGGGATACGCGTAGCGGGCGATGTTGACGCAGATCTCGTGCAGGGCCAGCTCGACCTTGAGCCGGGCCTCGTCGTCGAGGGGCAGCCCGGCGATGGCCTCCCGGAGGAAGGCCCGGACGCGGTCGACTTCCTTGAGGTCGGCCGGGACGCGGAGCTCCTTGGGGCCTTGTTCGGTCACGGCGCTTCTTCCCGCCCCGGCCCTCACGAATTCCGCTTGACGACGACGAGGGTCATGTCGTCGCCCGCTTCGGAGCAGCCGCTGAAGGCGAAGACGTCCTCGAAGACCCGGTCGAGGATCTCCCGGGCCGGCTTGGCCCGGAGCCCGCGGACCTTGTCCGCCAGGCGCTCCTCGCCGTATTCCTCGCCGGCCTCCGTCCGGCTCTCGACGATGCCGTCCGTGTAGAGGCAGAGGACGTCGCCGGGGGCGAGCGTCAGGGTCTCCTCGCCATAGGCC
It encodes the following:
- a CDS encoding ATP-binding protein, with the protein product MTEQGPKELRVPADLKEVDRVRAFLREAIAGLPLDDEARLKVELALHEICVNIARYAYPEGRGGEMAVRIWQEGDSLFIEVRDRGIPFNPVRKKNPDLMVKLRRGVPGGLGVYFFKTLMDGLSYRRAGGQNILTVRKAI